From Verrucomicrobia bacterium S94, the proteins below share one genomic window:
- a CDS encoding FAD-dependent oxidoreductase, with amino-acid sequence MMKALIYSLVLGLLAGAAEVTHADHDIRAYWRMNDGTGHTVADSSGNGNTLQLTNFAWSAGINSPAVTMKTGGLISAENSKTLNPEKSISIEGWVAPWNPNYKDSPTWVHKEGSYSLGFIPGGKIGATIWIDGKSHTVQSKKSDFPKTVWIYAAATYDGEKLKLYIDGEKDSEIAVSGKIDKSESPVFIGSQNGKHILWNSIDEVRISGKALNAEFIAETHLAGRFEVERADARFQAFFHKGEKRKAKEVVPGYIWIDAEDFDEYGGWWLETQFVPQVGSPYMLAAGTGEPVEDAVTKIRIEKAGTYKLWVRSRNWIKEHNPGTFNVIVNGRKSETVFGTEPIQEWVWQDGGTFELGIGEVELRLHDLTGWYGRCDAIILTRDMAYVPPFVLAGYKGEQRRLTGRGADEVTVGDYDVIVVGAGAAGINAAIASARTGAKTALIQNRPMIGGNNSTEMGVPILGPADYGKKNAREGGLNEEIGRLRSYNFMKKWSNGAEVVAAREKNLTIFLNTHVYDVERTDGNRITAVRAFDMIDGHLTRYTGKQFIDCTGDGWVGYYAGAELLRGREPSWMFNESHAPEDGDIFTMSGALFHSSKLAYGSVDTGKPTPFKAPSWVWDLSDNTEALEARKGVESSWKSGTWWHENRNEVDDLWDPESARDGLINVSISYWNWIKNVSKFKEKAANRKLTQLPLTNAKRETQRLVGDYILTQDDVLEARHFEDAIGNGGWGLDIHHPEGIFSKEGPFDFNTHTPLYNIPFRILYSRNVPNLFMAGRNVSCSHVALGTLRVQATTGVMGQAAGTAAAMCVQKGTDPRGIYEHHIRELQQQLLKDDVYIIGLRNEDPNDLALMASVSASSEKSALFSAQNVINGVTRIVDDEMNMWASDPEQELPQWIELDFGGKKKLNAVYLTFDTDVNEAKRATWEWKKEHRMPPEAARDYQVQVQIGNRWKTVADVKSNYQRRRIHRFETVKTEKMRVVIAATNGDPSARIYEVRAYNE; translated from the coding sequence ATGATGAAAGCTTTAATCTACTCATTGGTATTAGGCTTACTGGCTGGTGCCGCTGAAGTAACGCATGCGGATCATGATATCCGTGCATATTGGAGAATGAATGATGGAACCGGGCATACTGTTGCCGATTCATCGGGCAATGGAAATACCCTTCAGTTGACCAATTTTGCCTGGTCTGCAGGGATAAACAGTCCGGCCGTTACCATGAAAACGGGAGGATTGATTTCGGCAGAAAACAGCAAGACGCTGAATCCTGAAAAATCGATCTCTATTGAAGGTTGGGTGGCACCATGGAATCCGAATTACAAGGATTCTCCAACATGGGTCCATAAAGAAGGATCTTACAGTCTGGGTTTTATTCCCGGTGGAAAAATCGGGGCGACGATCTGGATTGACGGGAAATCCCATACCGTTCAATCGAAAAAATCCGATTTTCCGAAAACGGTCTGGATTTATGCGGCGGCCACCTATGACGGCGAAAAATTAAAGCTTTATATCGACGGAGAAAAAGATTCGGAAATCGCGGTCTCCGGAAAAATAGATAAAAGTGAATCTCCGGTATTTATCGGTTCGCAGAATGGGAAACATATTCTTTGGAATTCGATCGACGAAGTCCGGATTTCCGGCAAAGCACTGAATGCGGAATTTATTGCTGAAACGCATCTTGCAGGGCGTTTTGAAGTGGAACGGGCCGATGCACGTTTTCAGGCTTTTTTCCATAAGGGCGAAAAGCGGAAAGCAAAGGAAGTGGTACCCGGTTATATCTGGATCGATGCTGAGGATTTTGATGAATACGGCGGCTGGTGGCTGGAAACCCAGTTTGTCCCGCAGGTGGGGTCGCCCTACATGCTTGCCGCGGGAACCGGCGAGCCGGTGGAGGATGCTGTAACGAAAATCCGCATTGAAAAAGCGGGTACTTATAAACTCTGGGTTCGCAGCCGCAACTGGATTAAAGAGCACAACCCGGGCACCTTCAATGTGATCGTAAACGGCAGAAAATCTGAAACGGTGTTCGGTACGGAGCCGATTCAGGAGTGGGTGTGGCAGGATGGCGGTACTTTTGAGCTGGGTATTGGTGAAGTCGAACTGCGGCTTCATGATCTGACCGGATGGTACGGTCGTTGTGATGCGATTATTCTGACACGGGATATGGCTTATGTTCCGCCTTTTGTTCTTGCAGGGTACAAAGGGGAACAGCGCCGTCTGACCGGTCGTGGAGCAGACGAAGTCACTGTGGGCGATTATGATGTGATTGTCGTGGGTGCTGGTGCTGCCGGCATTAATGCGGCTATTGCCTCGGCTCGTACGGGAGCCAAAACCGCGCTGATTCAGAACCGCCCGATGATTGGCGGAAACAACAGTACGGAGATGGGGGTTCCGATTCTCGGTCCGGCTGACTACGGAAAGAAGAACGCCCGCGAAGGCGGTTTGAATGAGGAAATCGGACGTCTGCGCTCCTATAACTTCATGAAGAAATGGAGTAACGGAGCTGAGGTCGTGGCCGCGCGGGAGAAGAATCTGACCATTTTCCTGAATACGCATGTTTACGATGTGGAACGTACGGATGGCAATCGTATTACGGCGGTTCGGGCGTTTGATATGATTGACGGGCATCTGACGCGCTATACCGGAAAACAGTTTATCGACTGCACCGGTGATGGCTGGGTTGGTTATTATGCCGGTGCCGAACTGCTGCGCGGCCGTGAACCGAGCTGGATGTTCAACGAAAGTCATGCGCCGGAAGACGGCGATATTTTCACGATGAGCGGTGCGTTGTTCCACTCCTCGAAACTGGCCTACGGCAGTGTGGATACAGGGAAACCGACTCCGTTTAAAGCACCTTCATGGGTATGGGATCTATCGGATAATACAGAAGCGCTGGAGGCGCGTAAAGGGGTGGAGTCAAGTTGGAAAAGCGGTACCTGGTGGCATGAAAACCGGAATGAAGTGGACGATCTCTGGGATCCGGAATCCGCACGTGACGGACTGATCAATGTCAGTATCAGCTATTGGAACTGGATTAAAAATGTGTCGAAATTCAAAGAAAAAGCCGCCAATCGGAAATTGACGCAGCTTCCGCTTACCAACGCCAAACGCGAAACGCAGCGTCTGGTGGGCGACTATATTCTGACGCAGGATGATGTGCTGGAGGCCCGTCATTTCGAGGATGCCATTGGTAACGGTGGATGGGGCTTGGATATCCACCATCCGGAAGGAATCTTTTCCAAGGAAGGTCCCTTTGATTTCAATACCCATACGCCGCTGTATAATATTCCGTTCCGGATTCTCTATTCCAGAAATGTGCCGAATCTGTTTATGGCGGGGCGGAACGTTTCCTGTTCGCATGTGGCGCTTGGAACACTGCGTGTGCAGGCTACTACAGGCGTGATGGGTCAGGCGGCCGGTACTGCGGCTGCAATGTGCGTGCAGAAAGGTACGGATCCCCGGGGAATCTACGAGCACCATATTCGGGAACTGCAGCAGCAGCTGTTGAAAGATGATGTGTACATTATCGGTCTGCGAAATGAAGATCCGAATGATCTCGCGCTGATGGCTTCTGTTTCGGCGTCGAGTGAAAAGTCGGCGCTGTTCAGTGCACAAAACGTTATTAATGGCGTAACCCGTATTGTTGATGATGAAATGAATATGTGGGCGTCCGATCCGGAACAGGAACTGCCGCAGTGGATTGAGCTGGATTTTGGCGGTAAGAAAAAACTGAATGCGGTGTATCTGACCTTTGACACCGATGTGAATGAGGCCAAGCGGGCGACCTGGGAGTGGAAAAAAGAACATCGGATGCCGCCGGAAGCGGCCCGCGATTATCAGGTTCAGGTTCAGATCGGTAACCGCTGGAAGACCGTTGCGGATGTGAAGAGCAATTATCAGCGCCGGCGTATTCACCGTTTTGAAACCGTGAAAACAGAAAAAATGCGTGTGGTGATCGCTGCCACCAATGGCGATCCTTCCGCACGCATTTACGAAGTGCGCGCATATAATGAATAA